A region from the Rufibacter sp. DG15C genome encodes:
- a CDS encoding aminoacyl-histidine dipeptidase — protein MSSQIESLEPKALWQHFSALNAVPRPSKKEERVIQFMQEFGKKLGLETITDEVGNVIIKKPATAGLEDRPTLVLQSHLDMVHQKNADTEFDFNTQGIQMEIDGDWVKAKGTTLGADNGIGVATIMALLSSTDIAHPALEALFTIDEETGMTGAMGLKGGLLDGSILLNLDTENDQELTIGCAGGIDVTATGIYNSESIPFDFTGFKLSITGLTGGHSGMDIHLGRGNANKLMNRLLYQAADKFNVRVYSIDGGSLRNAIPRESFAEVAVPEEKAEAFEQFLTKQAEILKAEYALTDANLDIKAEHIDLPSLAISQEFQSLLLRVLYACPNGIYRMSPAIEGLVQTSNNLARVLVKDGEYSLQCLTRSSVDSEKLDLADAIKSTFELAGANVTFKGAYPGWTPRPDATIVKLMSSLYQDLFKSAPHVNACHAGLECGILGTNYPDMEMISFGPNITGAHSPDEKVQISSVQKFWGFLLETLQKLPKKTA, from the coding sequence ATGAGCAGTCAGATAGAATCTTTAGAACCAAAAGCCCTGTGGCAACATTTTTCGGCGCTGAACGCGGTGCCTAGACCCTCCAAGAAAGAAGAGCGCGTGATCCAGTTCATGCAGGAGTTTGGCAAGAAATTAGGCCTGGAAACCATCACCGACGAAGTGGGCAACGTCATCATCAAGAAGCCCGCCACCGCTGGCCTGGAAGACCGCCCTACCCTGGTGTTGCAAAGCCACCTAGACATGGTACACCAAAAAAACGCCGACACTGAGTTCGATTTCAACACCCAAGGCATACAGATGGAAATTGACGGCGACTGGGTAAAAGCCAAAGGCACCACCCTGGGCGCCGACAACGGCATTGGCGTGGCCACCATCATGGCTTTGCTATCCTCTACAGACATTGCGCATCCAGCTTTAGAGGCCTTGTTCACCATTGACGAGGAAACCGGCATGACCGGCGCCATGGGTTTGAAAGGCGGTTTGTTGGACGGCTCCATCTTGCTCAACCTAGACACTGAAAACGATCAAGAGTTGACCATTGGCTGTGCGGGCGGCATTGACGTGACGGCCACGGGTATATACAACTCTGAAAGCATTCCGTTTGACTTCACGGGGTTTAAGCTGAGCATCACGGGTTTGACTGGCGGGCACTCGGGGATGGACATTCACCTGGGACGCGGCAACGCCAACAAACTCATGAATCGCCTTTTGTACCAAGCTGCTGACAAGTTCAACGTGCGCGTGTACAGCATTGACGGCGGAAGCTTGCGCAACGCCATCCCAAGAGAATCCTTCGCAGAAGTGGCTGTGCCCGAAGAAAAGGCCGAAGCCTTTGAGCAGTTCCTGACCAAGCAGGCAGAGATCCTAAAGGCTGAATACGCCCTCACTGACGCCAACCTAGACATTAAGGCCGAGCACATTGACTTGCCTTCTTTGGCTATTTCGCAGGAGTTCCAGAGCCTGTTGTTGCGTGTATTGTACGCCTGCCCGAACGGGATTTACCGCATGAGCCCCGCCATTGAAGGCTTGGTGCAAACGTCCAACAACCTGGCGCGCGTGCTGGTAAAAGACGGCGAGTATTCTTTGCAGTGCTTGACCCGTAGCTCAGTGGACAGTGAGAAGCTGGACCTTGCAGATGCCATCAAGTCAACTTTTGAACTGGCCGGTGCTAATGTGACCTTTAAAGGCGCCTACCCGGGTTGGACGCCAAGACCAGACGCCACCATTGTAAAATTGATGAGCAGCCTGTACCAGGACCTGTTTAAAAGCGCGCCGCACGTGAATGCCTGCCACGCAGGTCTGGAGTGCGGCATCTTGGGCACCAACTACCCAGACATGGAGATGATTTCCTTCGGGCCCAATATTACCGGCGCCCATTCCCCAGATGAGAAAGTGCAGATTAGCTCCGTGCAGAAATTCTGGGGCTTCTTGCTAGAGACCTTGCAAAAGCTACCAAAGAAAACAGCATAA
- a CDS encoding NADP-dependent oxidoreductase, protein MSKKNKAAYYENYGDASVLKIGELDLPEVKEGEVLVRIKAAAVNPVDSAVREGWLMAFLPLNFPAIPGWDVAGVVEECGFSARRFKPGDEVYAYARRPTVQHGTFAEYIVIPESYLAHKPQNLSFEEAAGIPLVGLTAYQSMFDAGKLQAGQTVLILGASGGVGSLGIQLAKDKGATVIGVASQKNHAFMKELGADHTVDYKDTHVGQAVKAIFPEGVDLIFDAASGETLTQSLEALKPSGKLVSILNQGQDLDKSINFQYVFVEPNSTQLEHLRQLGEAGKLKLHVSGTYTLDQAADAMRQIETHHTTGKIVIVP, encoded by the coding sequence ATGAGCAAGAAAAACAAAGCAGCCTATTATGAAAACTACGGAGACGCCTCTGTGCTCAAAATTGGGGAACTGGATTTACCAGAAGTAAAAGAGGGCGAGGTGCTGGTGCGCATCAAAGCCGCCGCTGTCAATCCCGTAGATTCTGCCGTGCGCGAAGGCTGGCTCATGGCTTTCCTTCCCTTGAATTTCCCGGCCATACCGGGTTGGGACGTGGCCGGCGTGGTGGAAGAGTGCGGGTTCAGTGCGCGCCGCTTCAAGCCCGGGGACGAGGTATACGCCTATGCCCGCCGGCCCACGGTGCAGCATGGCACCTTTGCTGAGTACATTGTCATTCCGGAAAGCTACCTGGCGCATAAGCCCCAAAACTTAAGCTTTGAAGAAGCCGCCGGTATTCCTTTGGTGGGCCTGACGGCGTACCAGTCCATGTTTGACGCAGGTAAATTACAGGCCGGACAGACGGTCTTGATTCTGGGTGCTTCAGGGGGCGTGGGTAGTCTGGGCATCCAGTTGGCCAAAGACAAAGGCGCGACCGTCATAGGCGTGGCCAGCCAGAAAAACCACGCCTTCATGAAAGAGCTGGGCGCCGACCATACCGTGGACTACAAAGACACTCATGTGGGCCAGGCGGTGAAAGCGATATTCCCAGAAGGCGTAGATTTGATTTTTGACGCGGCCAGCGGCGAAACCCTCACCCAAAGCCTGGAAGCGCTCAAGCCCAGCGGAAAGCTAGTCTCCATCTTAAACCAAGGCCAGGATTTAGACAAGAGCATTAACTTTCAATACGTTTTTGTGGAGCCCAACTCCACGCAATTGGAGCATTTGCGCCAACTAGGCGAAGCAGGGAAACTCAAGCTACATGTGAGCGGTACTTACACCCTGGACCAAGCCGCCGATGCCATGCGCCAGATAGAAACCCACCATACCACCGGTAAAATTGTGATTGTGCCTTAG
- a CDS encoding GH92 family glycosyl hydrolase: protein MRKLFFLTFLLLQFSAFAQKPPFDLVRWVNPMIGTAKMGHTYPGATAPFGMVQLSPDTDTIPYEMGGKYNKDVYKYCAGYQYDDPTIVGFSHTHFSGTGHSDLGDFLIMPTTGKLQLNPGTETQPESGFRSKFSHNNERAEAAYYSVKLDDHNIQAELTATNRVGMHQYTFPKSDEAHIILDLMHGIYNYEDKNTWTFVRIENDTLITGYRMTNGWARTRTVYFAMSFSKPFTSYGNKDYSKAQVYKGFWRKFDQTKNFPEMAGKQLRAYFDFKTEEGEKLKIKFALSPVSTAGALANMRAEIPHWDFDRVKYESQALWNKELGKVRAVLPTKDDYINFYTALYHTFLGPTTYMDVDNQYRGLDQNNHVANGFTNYTTFSLWDTYRALHPWFNIVQPKRNADMVSSMLAHYDQSVHNMLPVWSHHANENWCMIGYHSVSVIADAIMKGTYTGDANRALDACVATARQGYYDGLQYYMQLGYVPEDKNGSSVSKTLEYAYDDWCIAKMAQKLGRQDVYQEFSKRAQNWKNVYDTRIGYMRPKLSDGTFKKEFDVLSTHNQGFIEGNAWNYSLYVPHAPAEMIQVMGGNKKFVSHLDSLFTMHLPDEFFADTEDITREGIIGNYVHGNEPAHHVAYLYNWTDQPWKTQERVRMILKKQYQATVDGLGGNDDCGQMSAWYLFSSLGFYPVAPGSTQYALGSPSVKEATIQLENGKTFTIEAKNQSDKNVFVQKVELNGKTLNQPFLNHADLANGGKLTFYMSSKPKK, encoded by the coding sequence ATGAGAAAACTCTTCTTCCTCACTTTCCTGCTCTTGCAGTTCTCTGCCTTTGCCCAGAAACCACCGTTTGACTTGGTGCGCTGGGTGAACCCCATGATTGGCACGGCTAAAATGGGACATACGTATCCCGGAGCCACGGCCCCGTTTGGCATGGTGCAACTGTCTCCGGATACGGACACCATTCCGTATGAGATGGGCGGCAAGTATAACAAGGACGTGTACAAATACTGCGCCGGCTACCAGTATGATGACCCAACCATTGTAGGCTTCAGTCACACCCACTTCAGCGGTACTGGTCACTCAGACCTAGGTGATTTCCTGATAATGCCTACTACCGGCAAACTGCAGTTGAACCCCGGCACCGAGACCCAACCTGAATCAGGTTTCCGGTCTAAATTTTCGCATAACAATGAGCGCGCCGAGGCGGCCTATTACAGCGTCAAGCTAGACGATCACAACATTCAGGCAGAACTCACGGCCACCAACCGCGTGGGCATGCACCAATACACCTTCCCGAAGTCAGACGAGGCGCACATCATCCTGGACTTGATGCACGGCATCTACAACTATGAGGACAAGAACACCTGGACCTTTGTGCGCATTGAGAATGACACCTTGATTACCGGTTACCGCATGACCAACGGCTGGGCCAGAACGCGCACGGTTTATTTTGCGATGTCCTTCTCCAAGCCCTTCACCAGCTACGGTAACAAAGACTACAGCAAAGCACAGGTGTACAAAGGCTTCTGGCGCAAGTTTGACCAAACCAAGAACTTCCCGGAGATGGCGGGCAAGCAACTGCGCGCTTATTTCGATTTCAAGACAGAGGAAGGAGAGAAGCTGAAAATAAAATTCGCGCTGTCCCCTGTGAGTACGGCCGGGGCTTTGGCGAACATGCGTGCTGAGATTCCGCATTGGGATTTCGACCGCGTGAAGTACGAGAGCCAGGCGCTCTGGAACAAGGAGCTGGGCAAGGTGCGCGCCGTACTGCCCACCAAGGATGATTACATCAACTTCTACACTGCGTTGTATCATACCTTCCTGGGGCCTACCACCTACATGGACGTAGACAACCAGTACCGCGGCTTGGACCAGAACAACCACGTAGCCAACGGCTTCACCAACTATACCACCTTCTCGCTTTGGGATACGTATCGCGCCCTGCATCCCTGGTTTAACATTGTCCAGCCCAAACGCAACGCCGACATGGTCAGCTCCATGCTGGCGCATTATGACCAGAGCGTACACAACATGTTGCCGGTTTGGTCGCACCACGCCAATGAGAACTGGTGCATGATTGGCTACCACAGCGTGTCGGTGATCGCAGACGCCATTATGAAAGGCACGTACACCGGCGACGCCAATCGCGCCCTGGATGCCTGCGTGGCCACCGCCCGCCAAGGCTACTATGACGGCCTGCAATACTACATGCAACTGGGTTACGTGCCCGAAGACAAGAACGGCTCCTCGGTGTCCAAGACGCTGGAATACGCCTATGACGATTGGTGCATTGCTAAGATGGCGCAGAAACTTGGCCGCCAGGACGTGTACCAGGAGTTCAGCAAGCGCGCCCAGAACTGGAAGAACGTGTATGACACCCGCATTGGCTACATGCGTCCTAAATTGAGTGACGGCACATTCAAGAAAGAGTTTGATGTGTTGAGCACGCACAACCAGGGCTTCATTGAAGGCAATGCCTGGAACTACAGCTTGTATGTGCCGCATGCGCCCGCGGAGATGATTCAAGTCATGGGTGGCAACAAGAAATTCGTGTCGCACCTGGATTCGCTCTTCACGATGCACCTGCCCGATGAGTTCTTTGCGGACACCGAAGACATCACCCGCGAAGGCATTATTGGCAACTACGTGCACGGCAACGAACCCGCGCACCACGTGGCCTATCTATACAACTGGACCGACCAGCCTTGGAAAACCCAGGAACGCGTGCGCATGATCCTCAAGAAGCAGTACCAAGCCACGGTAGACGGCCTGGGAGGTAACGATGACTGCGGCCAGATGAGTGCGTGGTACTTGTTCAGTTCCCTCGGGTTTTATCCGGTGGCTCCCGGTTCTACGCAATATGCGTTAGGAAGCCCCTCCGTGAAAGAAGCTACTATTCAATTGGAAAATGGCAAGACCTTCACCATTGAAGCCAAAAACCAAAGCGACAAAAACGTGTTTGTGCAGAAAGTGGAATTGAATGGCAAGACTCTAAACCAACCATTCCTGAACCACGCAGACCTGGCCAACGGCGGCAAGCTGACCTTCTACATGAGCAGCAAACCCAAGAAGTAG
- a CDS encoding FAD:protein FMN transferase has translation MKSVALLFLVLLSLTVNAQVLRKRTVKLMGSRFDITIVAKDSLTAEKSIDAVIGEVTRIEYLISDWKEETQISQVNRMAGIAPVKVDPEVFALTERALCLSKLTKGGFDISFAAMDRIWKFDGSMEEMPSPEAVKKSVEKVGYKNIVLDKKNSTIFLKKKGMKIGFGALGEGYATDRCRDLMLSRGIPAGIVNGSGDMSTWGKQPDGTDWMIGITNPVDRDSLFAVVPLKQSAVVTSGSYEKFVEFDGKRYSHIINPATGYPSTGLTSVTVFGPSAEMANGFSTSIMVLGQKKGLKLLKKYPQYSCIMITDEGKVVSSPNLDMSQFNPEQ, from the coding sequence ATGAAAAGTGTAGCCCTTCTATTCCTAGTATTGCTCAGCCTCACCGTCAATGCGCAGGTTTTAAGAAAAAGAACCGTGAAATTGATGGGGAGTAGGTTTGACATTACCATTGTAGCGAAGGATTCTCTGACGGCAGAAAAGAGCATTGACGCGGTGATAGGAGAGGTGACCCGCATTGAATACCTCATATCAGACTGGAAGGAAGAGACGCAGATTTCTCAAGTGAACCGCATGGCCGGCATTGCGCCCGTCAAAGTAGACCCAGAAGTTTTTGCCTTGACCGAGCGTGCCTTGTGCCTATCCAAACTGACCAAAGGCGGCTTTGACATCAGTTTTGCCGCCATGGACCGAATCTGGAAGTTTGACGGCTCCATGGAAGAAATGCCCAGCCCCGAGGCGGTGAAGAAATCAGTGGAGAAGGTAGGCTACAAAAACATTGTGTTAGACAAGAAAAACTCCACCATTTTCCTGAAGAAGAAGGGCATGAAGATTGGCTTCGGGGCGCTGGGCGAAGGCTATGCCACCGACCGTTGCCGGGACCTGATGCTATCTCGTGGCATACCAGCGGGCATTGTGAACGGCTCCGGAGACATGAGCACTTGGGGCAAGCAACCAGATGGCACCGACTGGATGATTGGCATTACCAACCCCGTGGATAGAGACAGTTTATTTGCGGTGGTGCCCCTCAAGCAGAGCGCCGTGGTGACGTCTGGGAGCTATGAGAAGTTTGTGGAGTTTGACGGCAAGCGCTATTCTCACATCATCAATCCCGCTACCGGCTACCCATCTACCGGCTTGACCAGCGTCACTGTCTTCGGACCCAGCGCAGAGATGGCCAACGGCTTCAGTACGTCCATCATGGTTCTAGGGCAAAAGAAAGGCCTGAAGCTTCTAAAGAAGTACCCACAATACAGCTGTATCATGATAACGGATGAAGGAAAGGTCGTTTCCTCGCCTAATTTGGATATGAGTCAGTTTAACCCAGAGCAGTAA
- a CDS encoding PepSY domain-containing protein codes for MTISIWRYSHLALAVSSFLLLAVASITGILLAFEPVVLNAQPYKLDGIDQITLAQSLPALKKRYPDITELTVDAHQFVLLKGSDTDGENVEAYIHPLTGEILGKPQPQNEFFQWVTNLHRSLFLKETGRFFIGLTAFLLLMITISGAILIIQRQRGLMRFFTRIVKDSFAQYYHVVLGRLSLIPIFLLAVTGTYLSLERFELIKNEKVSPEVDFDAIKTAPAKPLSEFALFKNTTYAQVESIEFPFSEDPEDYYTVKLKDRELAVNQITGDILSEVKYPTTQRLTTLSLDVHTGRTSILWAIILAVASGNILFFIYSGFAITLKRRANRIKNKYTAQEARFIILVGSENGSTNRFAQAVYQQLLKQGEKPFLAELNQYTTYPKAEHLLILTATYGLGDAPSNAQKFASLVQTVPQAQSVKFSVVGFGSHAYPDFCQYAFEVHQWLSHQSWAQPLVDIHTVNDRSPQEFALWAEAWSQQSGVAMTVLPELMQTNRHRLDTFTVTANTGSINQEGTFIVRLKPAKRTNVTSGDLLAIYPENDHRERLYSLGVIDGELQISVRLHPNGLGSGFLHRLTTGQTMQARLLNNSHFYFPQKAPVVVMIANGTGIGPFLGMVHQNSPKTACHLYCGFRSQASFSTYQDFLEEQQSVQKLTNLHVAFSREGEKQYVSDLIDRDADFIANTLSAGGVLMICGSLSMQKDVTVLLETICQTKLNNPLSYYQSRSQLLTDCY; via the coding sequence ATGACCATTTCCATCTGGAGATACAGCCACCTAGCCCTGGCTGTATCTTCTTTTCTTTTACTGGCGGTAGCATCCATTACGGGCATTCTGCTGGCTTTTGAGCCGGTGGTTTTAAACGCCCAGCCGTACAAATTAGATGGCATTGACCAAATAACGCTGGCGCAGTCACTTCCTGCCCTCAAAAAGCGCTACCCAGACATCACAGAGCTGACCGTAGATGCGCATCAGTTTGTTTTGCTCAAAGGCAGTGACACCGATGGGGAAAATGTAGAAGCCTACATTCATCCTTTGACCGGAGAAATTCTAGGCAAGCCCCAGCCCCAGAATGAATTCTTCCAGTGGGTCACTAACCTGCACCGCTCCCTTTTTTTAAAGGAGACTGGTCGGTTTTTTATAGGCCTCACCGCGTTTCTGCTCTTAATGATTACTATTTCGGGTGCCATCCTCATCATCCAGCGTCAGCGGGGTTTGATGCGCTTCTTCACCCGCATCGTCAAAGACAGTTTTGCGCAGTATTACCACGTGGTGCTTGGCCGCCTTTCCTTGATTCCCATTTTCCTCTTGGCCGTGACCGGCACGTATCTATCTCTGGAAAGATTTGAGCTCATCAAAAATGAAAAAGTCTCTCCCGAGGTTGATTTTGACGCCATTAAGACCGCGCCGGCCAAGCCATTGTCAGAGTTTGCCCTTTTCAAAAACACCACGTATGCGCAGGTAGAATCTATAGAATTCCCTTTCTCTGAAGACCCTGAGGATTATTACACGGTTAAACTCAAGGACCGTGAGCTCGCCGTCAATCAAATCACAGGAGACATCTTAAGCGAAGTAAAATATCCTACTACCCAGCGCCTTACTACCCTAAGTTTGGATGTACACACGGGCAGGACTTCTATTCTCTGGGCGATTATACTGGCGGTGGCCTCTGGCAACATTCTGTTCTTTATTTACTCAGGATTTGCCATTACCCTTAAGCGCAGAGCCAACCGCATCAAGAACAAATACACGGCCCAGGAAGCTCGCTTCATCATTTTGGTAGGCTCAGAAAACGGAAGCACGAATAGATTTGCACAGGCCGTATATCAGCAGTTATTAAAGCAAGGCGAAAAACCATTCCTTGCCGAACTGAACCAGTACACCACCTACCCAAAGGCCGAGCATTTGCTCATTCTGACGGCAACGTATGGCTTGGGAGATGCACCTTCCAACGCTCAGAAATTCGCCTCTCTGGTGCAGACCGTTCCGCAGGCACAATCAGTGAAGTTCTCAGTGGTGGGCTTCGGTTCGCATGCCTATCCGGATTTCTGCCAATATGCTTTTGAAGTGCACCAATGGCTTTCGCACCAGTCTTGGGCCCAGCCGTTGGTAGACATCCACACGGTCAATGACCGGTCACCGCAGGAGTTTGCGCTTTGGGCCGAGGCTTGGTCTCAGCAGAGCGGCGTGGCCATGACAGTTCTGCCTGAGCTCATGCAAACCAACCGTCACCGCCTGGACACCTTCACGGTAACGGCCAACACTGGCTCCATTAATCAAGAAGGCACGTTTATAGTCAGGCTAAAGCCTGCAAAGCGCACCAACGTAACCTCTGGTGACTTACTGGCCATCTACCCAGAGAACGACCACCGCGAGAGGCTTTACTCCCTTGGAGTTATTGATGGTGAATTACAGATTAGCGTGCGCTTGCACCCCAACGGTTTAGGTTCTGGCTTCCTGCACAGGTTGACCACGGGGCAGACTATGCAGGCCCGCTTGTTAAACAATTCCCATTTTTATTTCCCCCAGAAAGCGCCCGTAGTAGTCATGATTGCCAATGGAACCGGCATAGGTCCGTTTTTGGGCATGGTTCACCAAAACAGCCCAAAAACGGCCTGTCACTTGTACTGCGGCTTCAGGAGTCAGGCGTCCTTCAGTACGTACCAAGATTTTCTAGAAGAACAGCAGTCGGTGCAGAAGCTTACCAACCTGCACGTAGCCTTCTCCCGCGAAGGCGAAAAGCAGTACGTAAGCGATTTGATTGACCGTGACGCTGACTTTATTGCCAATACCCTTTCTGCGGGTGGCGTACTTATGATCTGCGGGTCTTTGTCTATGCAGAAAGACGTCACGGTCCTTCTGGAAACCATCTGCCAGACTAAACTGAACAACCCACTCAGTTACTACCAATCCCGCAGTCAACTTCTTACAGACTGTTACTAA
- a CDS encoding DUF2271 domain-containing protein, giving the protein MKLIFRACLVAIIAGLFSFQASAQTTKYKCLLQMSNYVGEGAYIVVSLINPKGQYEKTLYVMGPDKKWYNSLKEWHKFQTKKKANISAITGASVAGGDRSITTFDIETAKINAGYKLRFETSVEDKEYYVKDLEIPLTTASLSAKNDGTGFIRYVRFSAN; this is encoded by the coding sequence ATGAAGCTGATTTTCAGAGCGTGTCTGGTAGCCATCATCGCAGGTCTTTTCTCTTTCCAGGCATCGGCGCAGACTACCAAGTACAAGTGCCTATTGCAGATGTCTAATTACGTGGGCGAAGGTGCCTACATTGTAGTTTCCCTCATCAACCCGAAAGGACAATATGAGAAGACGCTCTACGTGATGGGTCCCGACAAAAAATGGTACAACAGCTTAAAAGAATGGCATAAGTTTCAGACTAAAAAGAAGGCGAACATCAGCGCCATCACGGGTGCTTCTGTAGCCGGTGGCGACCGTAGCATCACCACCTTTGACATTGAGACTGCCAAGATCAACGCGGGCTACAAACTACGTTTTGAGACCTCAGTGGAAGACAAGGAATACTACGTGAAAGATTTGGAGATTCCATTGACTACTGCCAGCCTTTCGGCTAAAAATGACGGTACCGGTTTTATCCGTTACGTCCGCTTCAGCGCCAACTAA
- a CDS encoding ankyrin repeat domain-containing protein: protein MKKLLLLPLFFLCLGLQAQQKNSLLEQAFWKSTPDVAAVQAEMAKGNSATAYNPGMFDPTVLAINNDAPLATIKFLLEQPENKVGKPTHDGRIYLHWAANRGNVELVQYLLAKGSDMNFQDSNGNTPIAFAANGGQTNPALYDVFFKAGLDPKKKYKDGANLLLMTIANDKDFVLANHLTTKGLTLKDVDANGNTAFNYAAKTASVALLKSLLQKGVKYNDNALIMAAQGSRRGPNTLEVFKYLVEDLKLNPAFADQTGETVLHALVRRPNQTELVTYFMSKGVNVNKANAEGNTAFMFAAAGKDAATVELLLPKVQNINAVNAKGESALTMAVKSSSPEVVTLLLNKGADINVKDKDGFNLAYHLVQSYAVPRPGSAPAATDEFGTKMALLQSKGLNFAAPQKDGSTLYHAAVTKNDLALLKRLEPLKLDVNAKNKEGITVLHKAAMLSKDDVLLKYLVSIGAQKNSTTEFEETAYSLAKENELLTKNKVSIDFLKQ from the coding sequence ATGAAAAAACTATTGCTGTTACCCCTCTTCTTTCTTTGCTTAGGCCTTCAGGCGCAACAGAAGAATTCGCTTTTAGAGCAGGCGTTTTGGAAGTCTACCCCAGACGTGGCCGCCGTGCAGGCAGAAATGGCCAAAGGAAACAGCGCCACCGCCTACAATCCCGGCATGTTTGACCCTACGGTGCTCGCCATTAACAATGATGCACCTTTGGCTACCATCAAGTTCTTGCTGGAGCAACCCGAAAATAAAGTAGGCAAGCCTACCCATGACGGCCGCATTTACCTGCACTGGGCCGCCAACAGAGGCAATGTGGAGCTGGTGCAGTACCTGTTAGCCAAAGGCTCTGACATGAACTTCCAGGACAGCAACGGCAACACCCCTATCGCGTTTGCCGCCAATGGTGGACAGACCAATCCGGCGTTGTATGATGTCTTCTTCAAAGCAGGTTTGGACCCGAAGAAAAAGTACAAGGATGGGGCTAATCTGTTGTTGATGACCATTGCCAATGACAAGGACTTCGTCCTGGCCAATCACCTTACCACCAAAGGCCTGACGTTGAAAGACGTGGATGCCAACGGGAATACTGCCTTTAACTACGCCGCCAAAACGGCCAGCGTGGCTCTTTTGAAAAGCTTGTTGCAGAAGGGTGTAAAGTACAATGACAACGCCCTCATTATGGCGGCCCAAGGCTCGCGCCGCGGCCCCAACACGCTAGAAGTTTTCAAGTACCTAGTAGAAGACCTTAAACTAAACCCTGCCTTTGCAGACCAAACCGGCGAGACCGTGTTGCATGCCTTGGTGCGCAGACCTAACCAAACAGAATTGGTCACTTATTTCATGTCCAAAGGCGTGAACGTGAACAAGGCGAATGCTGAAGGCAACACGGCTTTCATGTTTGCCGCGGCAGGCAAAGATGCCGCCACGGTAGAACTGTTGTTACCAAAAGTACAGAACATCAACGCGGTAAACGCTAAAGGGGAATCTGCCTTGACCATGGCCGTGAAGAGCAGTTCGCCAGAAGTGGTGACGCTTTTATTAAATAAAGGAGCTGACATTAACGTCAAAGACAAAGACGGTTTTAACCTGGCCTACCATCTGGTACAGTCGTATGCAGTGCCTAGACCCGGTTCTGCCCCAGCTGCTACAGATGAGTTTGGCACCAAAATGGCACTGTTGCAAAGCAAGGGATTGAATTTTGCCGCCCCGCAGAAGGACGGTAGCACCTTATACCATGCCGCAGTTACTAAGAATGACCTAGCCTTGTTGAAGCGTTTGGAGCCTTTGAAACTAGACGTGAACGCCAAGAACAAAGAAGGCATTACGGTCTTGCACAAAGCGGCCATGCTGTCTAAAGACGATGTCCTTTTGAAATACCTGGTTTCTATTGGGGCCCAGAAGAATAGTACCACTGAGTTTGAAGAAACCGCTTACTCGCTGGCCAAGGAGAATGAGCTCCTAACCAAAAACAAAGTATCTATAGATTTCTTAAAACAATAA
- a CDS encoding dienelactone hydrolase family protein, which translates to MDQRIINLFDEYTHEPLTRKEFITRLAKLTGSLTLAMSLLPMLENNYAQAATVADKDIKAEYITYAGAEGVTMKAFQARPEGKKLGTVLVIHENRGLNPHIKDVTMRVAQAGYLAIAPDALSPFGGTPINEDEARAMFSKLDAQQNLTNFLKGLEYLQKHKKGNGKTGCVGFCWGGALAAQLAIHSPDLDAAVAYYGRQPEVADVPKIKAELLLHYGGLDERVNAGIPAFEQALKASNVQYQLFVYEGANHAFNNNTSPARYNEAAANLAWDRTLDLFKRKLK; encoded by the coding sequence ATGGACCAACGCATCATCAACCTTTTTGACGAATACACCCACGAGCCGCTCACGCGCAAAGAGTTTATCACCAGACTGGCCAAACTAACCGGAAGCCTGACCTTGGCCATGTCTCTATTGCCTATGCTGGAAAACAACTACGCGCAGGCGGCTACGGTGGCAGACAAAGACATCAAAGCCGAATACATTACCTATGCTGGGGCAGAAGGTGTGACCATGAAAGCGTTCCAGGCACGGCCCGAAGGCAAGAAACTAGGAACGGTACTGGTCATCCATGAAAACCGAGGATTGAATCCGCATATCAAAGACGTTACCATGCGCGTAGCGCAGGCAGGCTATCTGGCCATCGCGCCAGATGCGCTTTCACCGTTTGGTGGCACGCCCATCAACGAGGACGAAGCACGCGCCATGTTCTCCAAATTAGACGCCCAGCAGAACCTGACCAATTTCTTGAAAGGACTGGAGTACCTGCAGAAGCATAAAAAGGGGAACGGAAAAACCGGATGCGTGGGCTTCTGCTGGGGCGGGGCCTTGGCGGCTCAATTGGCTATTCACTCTCCAGACCTGGACGCCGCGGTGGCGTATTATGGCCGTCAACCCGAAGTAGCAGACGTACCCAAGATTAAAGCCGAACTGCTCTTGCATTACGGCGGTCTGGACGAGCGCGTGAATGCCGGAATCCCGGCGTTTGAGCAAGCCCTGAAAGCGTCTAATGTCCAATACCAGCTGTTTGTTTATGAAGGCGCCAACCATGCCTTTAACAACAACACCTCGCCGGCCCGCTACAACGAAGCCGCCGCAAATCTGGCTTGGGATAGAACGCTGGACTTATTCAAGCGCAAACTCAAGTAA